Proteins encoded together in one Triticum dicoccoides isolate Atlit2015 ecotype Zavitan chromosome 7B, WEW_v2.0, whole genome shotgun sequence window:
- the LOC119341382 gene encoding zealexin A1 synthase-like produces MDMDQLCLMALATILLTFILRQVLGGKGTGARLPPGPWNLPVIGSLHHLVATKLPPHRALFRLSRRHSPLMLLRLGEVPNVIVSTPEAAMLVLKTNDLTFATRTSGPTLDVVGSASEGIIFAPYGEHWRQMRKICVVELLSAMQVRRIQSIMQAEIAHLVESVVAASSASPSSASPSSGSAVIDVGKGLARLTNSVIARAVFGGKSRQQEAYLRELDVMAILGGGFSLVDLFPSSRLVRWLSSSGRAMRRLHSRMQSILGDIIQDRKETKVPNAATARDNEDLLDVLLRLGKEDTLSFPLTSEIISAVIFDIFSAATDTTAATLEWAMAELVRNPQAMARAKLEVRQMLGHRRSSNITSADLVGLHYLRMVIKETLRLHPSAPLIHRASQENCRVMGYDIPKGTAVMINAFAVGRDTAHWGADAAEFRPERFEGMSVEYSSQGPHMEYIPFGAGRRQCPGALFATTMLELVLANLLYHFDWAIPGGAGPETLDMGEVFGIIVHTRSSLHLQASSACYLQDQTIGELS; encoded by the exons ATGGACATGGACCAACTCTGCTTGATGGCCTTAGCCACGATTCTCCTGACGTTTATTCTGAGGCAGGTTCTGGGCGGTAAGGGCACAGGAGCCAGGCTTCCTCCGGGTCCATGGAACCTCCCCGTCATCGGCAGCCTCCACCACCTGGTCGCCACGAAGCTGCCGCCGCACCGCGCGCTGTTCCGCCTGTCGCGCCGGCACAGCCCGCTCATGCTGCTGAGGCTCGGCGAGGTGCCCAACGTCATCGTGTCCACCCCCGAGGCGGCGATGCTCGTGCTCAAGACCAACGACCTCACCTTCGCGACCCGTACCAGCGGCCCCACGCTGGACGTCGTCGGCAGCGCCAGCGAGGGCATCATCTTCGCGCCCTACGGCGAGCACTGGCGCCAGATGCGAAAGATCTGCGTCGTCGAGCTGCTCAGCGCGATGCAGGTGCGGCGCATCCAGTCCATCATGCAGGCCGAGATCGCGCACCTCGTGGAGTCGGTCGTCGCCGCGTCCTCTGCCTCGCCGTCCTCTGCCTCGCCGTCCTCCGGCTCCGCCGTCATCGATGTCGGCAAGGGGCTGGCCAGGCTGACCAACAGCGTCATCGCGAGGGCGGTGTTCGGCGGCAAGTCTCGGCAGCAGGAGGCGTACCTCCGGGAGCTCGACGTAATGGCGATTCTCGGGGGAGGGTTCAGCTTGGTGGACCTTTTCCCGTCGTCCCGGCTGGTGCGGTGGCTGAGCAGCTCCGGCCGCGCCATGAGGAGGCTCCACTCCCGGATGCAGAGCATCCTAGGAGACATCATCCAAGATCGAAAGGAGACCAAAGTACCGAATGCTGCTACCGCTAGAGACAACGAGGACCTGCTGGACGTGCTCCTCAGGCTGGGCAAGGAAGACACCCTCAGTTTCCCTCTCACGTCCGAGATCATCAGCGCCGTCATCTTT GATATATTTTCAGCTGCTACGGACACCACGGCTGCCACGCTAGAAtgggccatggcagagctcgtccgCAACCCGCAGGCAATGGCAAGGGCGAAACTTGAAGTCCGACAGATGCTCGGGCATCGCCGCAGCTCCAACATCACGAGCGCCGACCTCGTCGGCCTGCACTATCTTCGGATGGTCATCAAGGAAACGCTGAGGCTGCACCCCTCCGCGCCGCTGATCCACCGGGCGAGCCAGGAGAATTGCCGGGTCATGGGCTACGACATACCCAAGGGCACCGCCGTCATGATAAACGCCTTCGCAGTGGGGAGGGACACGGCGCACTGGGGAGCGGACGCCGCGGAGTTCAGGCCGGAGAGGTTCGAGGGCATGAGCGTGGAGTACAGCTCGCAAGGGCCGCACATGGAGTACATCCCGTTTGGAGCTGGCCGTAGGCAGTGCCCTGGAGCCCTGTTCGCGACCACCATGCTCGAGCTCGTGTTGGCCAACCTGCTGTATCACTTTGACTGGGCGATTCCCGGTGGGGCAGGCCCGGAGACGCTGGACATGGGCGAGGTGTTTGGGATCATCGTGCATACTAGGTCCAGCCTGCACCTGCAGGCATCCTCAGCATGCTATCTACAAGACCAGACCATCGGTGAACTGTCCTAG